The following proteins are co-located in the Macadamia integrifolia cultivar HAES 741 chromosome 3, SCU_Mint_v3, whole genome shotgun sequence genome:
- the LOC122072980 gene encoding uncharacterized protein LOC122072980 isoform X1 produces MAAIFIDRGLKCLFSADSFLAGQSCFPYFQVYETLAGVKVEGKLPVLDKDIVLRSIPTEWPTDPIKDICRLDQNASKTLVVLDDDPTGTQTVHDIEVLTEWSVESLVDEQFERKPKCFFILTNSRSLSSDKKLQLVKSVENIGYTVVLRGDSTLRSHFPEEADAAVSVLGRMDTWNVCPFFLQGGRFTIDDVHYVADADMLVPTRDTEFAKDAAFGYRSSNLCEWVEEKTKGRVPASSVASISIHLLRKEGPSAVCEHLCRLNKGSVCIVNAVSERDMAIFAAGMIQAELKGKHFLCHTAASFVSARIGIRLNF; encoded by the exons GTGTATGAGACACTGGCAGGGGTTAAAGTTGAAGGGAAACTTCCAGTCCTTGACAAAGATATTGTTTTGAGATCTATTCCAACTGAGTGGCCAACTGATCCCATCAAAGATATCTGCAGACTGGATCAGAATGCTTCAAAGACTTTGGTTGTTCTGGATGATGACCCAACTGGAACTCAAACTGTTCATGACATTGAAGTCCTAACAGAATG GAGTGTCGAATCACTTGTTGATGAACAGTTTGAAAGAAAACCTAAATGCTTTTTTATCTTGACTAATTCCAGATCACTGAGTTCAGACAAG AAACTGCAGCTTGTTAAATCAGTTGAGAACATAGGCTATACAGTGGTATTGAGAGGAGATTCAACACTTCGTAGTCACTTTCCAGAG gaagcgGATGCAGCTGTTTCAGTGCTGGGTAGGATGGATACATGGAATGTTTGCCCTTTCTTTCTTCAAGGAGGACGCTTTACCATTGATGATGTACACTATGTGGCAGATGCTGATAT GCTTGTTCCCACAAGAGACACTGAATTTGCTAAAGATGCTGCCTTTGGGTATAGATCTTCAAACCTCTGTGAG TGGGTTGAGGAGAAAACTAAAGGTCGGGTACCAGCCAGCAGTGTTGCATCTATTTCCATTCACCTATTGAGAAAAGAGGGACCAAGTGCTGTTTGTGAACATCTTTGCAGGTTGAACAAG GGTTCAGTATGTATAGTTAACGCAGTCAGTGAAAGAGACATGGCCATATTTGCAGCAGGAATGATCCAG GCGGAACTGAAGGGGAAACATTTTTTATGCCACACAGCTGCTAGCTTTGTTTCTGCTCGAATTGGAATAAGGCTGAATTTCTAG
- the LOC122072980 gene encoding uncharacterized protein LOC122072980 isoform X3, whose amino-acid sequence MAAIFIDRGLKCLFSADSFLAGQSCFPYFQVYETLAGVKVEGKLPVLDKDIVLRSIPTEWPTDPIKDICRLDQNASKTLVVLDDDPTGTQTVHDIEVLTEWSVESLVDEQFERKPKCFFILTNSRSLSSDKLVKSVENIGYTVVLRGDSTLRSHFPEEADAAVSVLGRMDTWNVCPFFLQGGRFTIDDVHYVADADMLVPTRDTEFAKDAAFGYRSSNLCEWVEEKTKGRVPASSVASISIHLLRKEGPSAVCEHLCRLNKGSVCIVNAVSERDMAIFAAGMIQAELKGKHFLCHTAASFVSARIGIRLNF is encoded by the exons GTGTATGAGACACTGGCAGGGGTTAAAGTTGAAGGGAAACTTCCAGTCCTTGACAAAGATATTGTTTTGAGATCTATTCCAACTGAGTGGCCAACTGATCCCATCAAAGATATCTGCAGACTGGATCAGAATGCTTCAAAGACTTTGGTTGTTCTGGATGATGACCCAACTGGAACTCAAACTGTTCATGACATTGAAGTCCTAACAGAATG GAGTGTCGAATCACTTGTTGATGAACAGTTTGAAAGAAAACCTAAATGCTTTTTTATCTTGACTAATTCCAGATCACTGAGTTCAGACAAG CTTGTTAAATCAGTTGAGAACATAGGCTATACAGTGGTATTGAGAGGAGATTCAACACTTCGTAGTCACTTTCCAGAG gaagcgGATGCAGCTGTTTCAGTGCTGGGTAGGATGGATACATGGAATGTTTGCCCTTTCTTTCTTCAAGGAGGACGCTTTACCATTGATGATGTACACTATGTGGCAGATGCTGATAT GCTTGTTCCCACAAGAGACACTGAATTTGCTAAAGATGCTGCCTTTGGGTATAGATCTTCAAACCTCTGTGAG TGGGTTGAGGAGAAAACTAAAGGTCGGGTACCAGCCAGCAGTGTTGCATCTATTTCCATTCACCTATTGAGAAAAGAGGGACCAAGTGCTGTTTGTGAACATCTTTGCAGGTTGAACAAG GGTTCAGTATGTATAGTTAACGCAGTCAGTGAAAGAGACATGGCCATATTTGCAGCAGGAATGATCCAG GCGGAACTGAAGGGGAAACATTTTTTATGCCACACAGCTGCTAGCTTTGTTTCTGCTCGAATTGGAATAAGGCTGAATTTCTAG
- the LOC122072980 gene encoding uncharacterized protein LOC122072980 isoform X4, with the protein MAAIFIDSFLAGQSCFPYFQVYETLAGVKVEGKLPVLDKDIVLRSIPTEWPTDPIKDICRLDQNASKTLVVLDDDPTGTQTVHDIEVLTEWSVESLVDEQFERKPKCFFILTNSRSLSSDKKLQLVKSVENIGYTVVLRGDSTLRSHFPEEADAAVSVLGRMDTWNVCPFFLQGGRFTIDDVHYVADADMLVPTRDTEFAKDAAFGYRSSNLCEWVEEKTKGRVPASSVASISIHLLRKEGPSAVCEHLCRLNKGSVCIVNAVSERDMAIFAAGMIQAELKGKHFLCHTAASFVSARIGIRLNF; encoded by the exons GTGTATGAGACACTGGCAGGGGTTAAAGTTGAAGGGAAACTTCCAGTCCTTGACAAAGATATTGTTTTGAGATCTATTCCAACTGAGTGGCCAACTGATCCCATCAAAGATATCTGCAGACTGGATCAGAATGCTTCAAAGACTTTGGTTGTTCTGGATGATGACCCAACTGGAACTCAAACTGTTCATGACATTGAAGTCCTAACAGAATG GAGTGTCGAATCACTTGTTGATGAACAGTTTGAAAGAAAACCTAAATGCTTTTTTATCTTGACTAATTCCAGATCACTGAGTTCAGACAAG AAACTGCAGCTTGTTAAATCAGTTGAGAACATAGGCTATACAGTGGTATTGAGAGGAGATTCAACACTTCGTAGTCACTTTCCAGAG gaagcgGATGCAGCTGTTTCAGTGCTGGGTAGGATGGATACATGGAATGTTTGCCCTTTCTTTCTTCAAGGAGGACGCTTTACCATTGATGATGTACACTATGTGGCAGATGCTGATAT GCTTGTTCCCACAAGAGACACTGAATTTGCTAAAGATGCTGCCTTTGGGTATAGATCTTCAAACCTCTGTGAG TGGGTTGAGGAGAAAACTAAAGGTCGGGTACCAGCCAGCAGTGTTGCATCTATTTCCATTCACCTATTGAGAAAAGAGGGACCAAGTGCTGTTTGTGAACATCTTTGCAGGTTGAACAAG GGTTCAGTATGTATAGTTAACGCAGTCAGTGAAAGAGACATGGCCATATTTGCAGCAGGAATGATCCAG GCGGAACTGAAGGGGAAACATTTTTTATGCCACACAGCTGCTAGCTTTGTTTCTGCTCGAATTGGAATAAGGCTGAATTTCTAG
- the LOC122074215 gene encoding uncharacterized mitochondrial protein AtMg00810-like, with protein sequence MTSVDYNQSNANDTLFIKRSGEKVTILIVYVDDIVVIRNDSIEIDHLKGFLGNEFEIKGLGKLRYFLGIEITRSSKGIFLYQRKYILNLLFEIGMLGCHPSDIPMEASNHLKEKEGEPVDKGRYQQLIGKLIYLSHTRSDIVVAERILSLGAAKS encoded by the exons ATGACATCTGTGGATTATAACCAGAGTAATGCTAACGACACATTGTTCATAAAGAGGTCTGGTGAAAAAGTTACTATactcattgtctatgtggatgacatcgtGGTTATAAGAAATGATAGCATTGAGATCGACCATCTCAAGGGTTTTCTGGGCAATGAATTTGAGATAAAGGGTCTTGGAAAGTTAAGATACTTTCTTGGAATTGAAATTACCAGGTCCTCAAAAGGCATCTTTCTCTATCAAAGGAAGTACATCCTTAATCTGTTGTTCGAGATAGGTATGTTGGGTTGTCATCCTTCTGATATTCCTATGGAAGCTAGTAACCATCTCAAGGAAAAGGAGGGTGAACCAGTTGACAAAGGCCGCTACCAACAGTTGATAGGAAAATTGATATATCTCTCACATACACGATCTGACATTGTTGTGGCT GAGAGAATCTTGTCACTTGGCGCAGCAAAAAGCTGA